TCTCCACCAGGTAACCAAACCTGTGGTGCCTCTTCAAACAGTCCCACCTTAAACATCAAACCAGGAAgcctagagagaaaaaaagaaatggctgaTTCAGGAACAAAAGCTCTACATTCCAGGCTTCGCTCAAATAAGAGAGAAGCAGCTGGCTTTCCTCAAGTGGCCTCTGTCATAGAATGTCACAGTGTTCAATCTCAGGATATCTCTAACTGTCATTGTGTAAGAAAAAATGCATCCGAAGAAAACATGTGTTCTGCTTGTGCTGCTTTCAAGTCCAGCAAAATCAGCCTGCAAGTTGATAACTCTTTgataacaaaatatgaaaatgcatTTCAGCACCGTGCTTACCGATGCCAAGGAACAGGACACTCTGTGGAAAAAAGCAGCTGTAAAGTGAGTTATACATCAGGGGAAAGGGAACTTGATGGGAGAGAAACGAATGGCAGCCTTCCAGGAGATAAGATCAGAAACAAAATGACAGCATGCTTGTTAAATAGTGGAATTTCAAACAAAATCATTCACACCTCCAGTAACATCAAACTCAGTGAGGAAGGGCTGGAAGGAAAGGAGCAGGATGTATCCAAAGAAACTGTATTTTGTAAGTATAACATCTCTGATCATGCTATACAAGAACTAAACCAGACTGTAAACATTCCAAGTCCTGAAAAAGTGTTGGACCAGTCTCCTACTGTTatgttttccagttttaaaaacataaaagcagtTGAAACACTCGATCAGAAGGCAGATGAAGTTCTTGATTGtcagagtaaccaaaacagaccAGATGAATGCAAAAGTGAAGGTCAGTCAGCCAAGGAGATGCTAGGTAGTGACCACAGAGAGACTGTCACCGAGCCTCACGGGGAGGTAAACCACAACCAAAAGGATCTACTGGTCAGCTCAGGCAGTAATAACTCACTACCTTGTGGTAGTCCAAAGAAAGGCAATTTGAAAGGAGCCTTTGTCAAGATGTCTGGTTGTGATGAGTCCACAGAAAGTGTGGTAGACATCGTCTACACGGACTGTAGTAATAAGCTTACAGAAGGTGTGCTGGATGTGAAGGCATCTAATCCACTGGATTGTGGTGCAAGGCAAGAGAAACTGGCATTCCAAGAGGACTCAAGGAGTACCTTGTCTCAGAGAGAACTGGATGCTGCACATACAGGAACAACTGGCCAGGACTCAGATTTCCCAGTTACTGCTGCTTCTACAGTggactttctcaaaataaaatcatgtgaAGAAAACGTGTGCAAATCTTTAAAAGACTGTGAAATGGAAAAGTGTTCAGACTCTTGTGCCCATGAGATGGAGTCTGTTGCAGATCATGAACCAAATAAAAGAATATTGGGCAGAGTAAATGTGTCTTTAAGCGATACCCATTATGGACAGCAACATAAAGGAACGTCTCTCAGAGAAACACAAGAAATGACTGAAGGATCAAGACTAGAACTAAACTCTGAGTTTGGCAAAGAAAGTACCTTTGGAATTTCCTCAAAAGAGTTGATGTCTTGCCATGATGTAAGCTCTGTTTCCCTAAGAAGCCTGAAGTCAGTTAAAATAATGCCTTCTCAAGAAAATTCAGAAACTAATTTTAACAGTGAAGAAACTGACCTGAAAAATCTTTGTAAACCAAATGATGGTGAAATGCTTTGTGAAAATGTAAAGGACTGCACAGTCCTTCCTGAGATGAAGGAAAGAGTATCAAGAGATAGGAGCAATTCTAGTGACAGAGACAGCATATGTACCTGTGTGGAAAAGAATGCTTGTAAAGCTTGCCACCTTCACGAGAATTTCTCTGACAGGCATTTGCCTTTGacagtgaaaacagaaattaaagtgaaagaagaaacCGAAGAGCATCAGAGGGGACTACTGGGTGACTTAACTGTTGGGGAGCAATCTGAGGAGATGGTTACCAGAGAAGCTGGCAATGGCGATCATGTGAGCAACATCTCTCAGACCCATGTTACATGCCAGAGGATACTTAATCATGTTGAAAAACAGCAGAGCCCTGAGGTTTTGGACTACATGTTGCAGAAAGAAGAGGAATATATACATCAACAAAAGGCACATACAGTATCGGAACAATGCATATCATCTAGTCTGTTTTTAGATGATGCACAAAATAAGAACCAAGCCAAGGTTGGCAAAGATAAGTCCACCATGATGAATGAAATCACCCTAGCAAAGCTGGCCAAGGACAATACTGTGGCACAGACTCAGAAGTTAGAAGACCAGAAGAAGGAAAGTTTACATCATCCATTAAAGAAGGACATTGAGTCATGCACAAGTCCTTGCCTTCTTGGTGCCCCTCGGAAAGCAGAGGACCCCTCCTCTGCTGGGTGTGATCAAATACATGGTGCCTTTGCGAAGAAAGGAATGCTTCCCTTAAAGAAGCAGCCCCATCGAACTTGTAAGAAGGTTTCCTATCAGGAGCAAACCATTGTGGggagaaaaataggtaaaatCAGAAGTTCTGCCTTTTTAAAGAGTTCCTCCAATGCCGTCCCCACAAAAGCGCACAGACTTCTCAGTATGTGCACTCTGTCTGCACCTACACGATTAGAACCTGAAACAGCAGCTACCAAGAGCTTGATTAGTCACATACCAAAGCAGACAGCTACACCGTGCCATCCCTTGAGGAGCCTGAATTTTAGGAAGACTACCAAAGAATCAGCCTTACTAAACAAGCTGTCCATCCTTGCCTCCAAACTGGCCCCAGCCATGAAGACTCAGAAACTAAGATACCGACGGAGTTCCTCTGAACTTCTTCCAATGGCTAAAAGCTACAAGCGCCTCAGATATAAAAGGCTCCTGGATGGATTTTCATCCAACACAGAACAGCTGAATCCATATTTGGCAGCTAGTGGATGGGATAAGAGGCCTAACAGTAAGCCTGTGGCACTTTATTCTCTCGAATCCATCAAGATGACCTTCATAGATTTGAGCAACAAGATGCCGTCCCTGCTGTTTGGTTCTGAAATCTTCCCAGTATCCTTTCATGTAAAATCATCCAGCTCAGATTGCACGACTGAGTCCTCAAGGACTTTTCCTGAGCACTGTGCTCCGGCAAGGCTTGCCTTAGGAGAGGCCCTCCAGtgcccgtctcaacctcccaagtggaccttttctttcttcctgtcccACGGTTGCCCTGGGATGGCCACATTCAGGGAAGACACTGGCCTCCATAGTCAGACCCACACTCAggctcctccccagcctccagctcctctACAAGACTATGGAGGCACTGCCATAGTCCAGACCAGAGCAGACTGCTCTGTCCTTGGCCTTCACACACTTCTAGCACTTTGTTCCCCAGGATGTTACCGAATCTGGACAAAAAAACGGAGCTTCTCCAGCCACATGCCTACCATGCAGAGGCTCTTCATGACCCAGTTTACACAGGGCTTGAAAGGGTTACGGTCTCCAGCCTCCATAGCGGACAAGGTCTTCTGTTCTCTGCCCTACTCGGTGGGCAGAGTCCTATCCATTTGGAGCCAGCATGGGCCTTCTGCCTGCTCCTTCGAAATCTCTTCTCTTcattccactcactgcaagcggCAACCAAGTCTGGGTACCACAAGCAGGTAAAATCTGTCCGCTATTCTTTACAAATGTCCCATATTTGCTTCCTGTCACTGGGGAGATGAGAGGGGAACTGCCGAAAGTGCAAGGCTGTTTAGTCCTCTTGGGACTGCATTTTCTATTTACCTTGCCAAATATCTGCCGAGAAAATCCAACAGTAATTCTTAAGCATAGGACCCCCCCACGCCCTGCTCCATTTTCTTGTAGAACTTACTTCTGTATTTCACACCATTCTTTTTTCTGTCCATTTCATTCCTCAAACCATCAAGTCtgttgaatcttcttttttttttaatgagacagagattcgctcttgtcacccaggatggagtgcaatggtgcaatctaggctccctgcaacctccgcctcccaggttcaagtgattctcctccctcagcctactgagtagctgggattacagacatgtaccactatacccag
This is a stretch of genomic DNA from Papio anubis isolate 15944 chromosome 16, Panubis1.0, whole genome shotgun sequence. It encodes these proteins:
- the PRR14L gene encoding protein PRR14L isoform X3 translates to MLSSGVETQPVPLDSSMSAVVQELYSELPVSVSRELHADPEPSVIPNVKPGASSPLLSQSRALPLELQRTRVESCCEETYETLDPGSEPGQCGLVDSTAGGSVASGILDRAKRSKSMEPKVFRDPGGQAEIVREPSEGAKEDPHQHSTAAEEKISPSQENLLMQSSEELLHVDLPEDFLRSKEGNVQITAETLLKSTEVQGMKVNGTKTDNNEGHKNGNVSKDLSAGCSEFPEVDKIMNSDEVSETSTLVTPEPLIFVDPVLTEATPKEKECEELKSCPWSSLPGSSAISNVDNGKEELCKLNLVCEADDNHQKIHGHHNEQPSSTHDSPTATSPLKENSGVSCFTSDLSGPESRTISLENCGFEGGGLLKRSAEKTDNCYFYRGDDQGKNLASREENEEQLLIPRSERGGPFLINAREPEKEISGGGSGEKEPVVSPKENIHNDCCIQDSLHTGSSSSLMPNSFTEATEVMLNKSDLKITLHIQGNLTNLEDHKETSTNMSHPGGHSEESSFSSLMQIEEAEQTTPIESSILSKSFYTEDCNSLVSIQRNLESNTQLNEASCNDFLFERKSIVSLMPEDQISPVSEVLKPKKGTALLPPSPEFHHRPESEKVIQTSHDDIPLLDEQSIACEMNEFSCTNELVVNKVESECVLNQQVSLNSQDHAKLPTDSLLHLNKEMPLATGRDAHQSHHPPLEGGADVIADIQTIPVETKVKDISPPGNQTCGASSNSPTLNIKPGSLERKKEMADSGTKALHSRLRSNKREAAGFPQVASVIECHSVQSQDISNCHCVRKNASEENMCSACAAFKSSKISLQVDNSLITKYENAFQHRAYRCQGTGHSVEKSSCKVSYTSGERELDGRETNGSLPGDKIRNKMTACLLNSGISNKIIHTSSNIKLSEEGLEGKEQDVSKETVFCKYNISDHAIQELNQTVNIPSPEKVLDQSPTVMFSSFKNIKAVETLDQKADEVLDCQSNQNRPDECKSEGQSAKEMLGSDHRETVTEPHGEVNHNQKDLLVSSGSNNSLPCGSPKKGNLKGAFVKMSGCDESTESVVDIVYTDCSNKLTEGVLDVKASNPLDCGARQEKLAFQEDSRSTLSQRELDAAHTGTTGQDSDFPVTAASTVDFLKIKSCEENVCKSLKDCEMEKCSDSCAHEMESVADHEPNKRILGRVNVSLSDTHYGQQHKGTSLRETQEMTEGSRLELNSEFGKESTFGISSKELMSCHDVSSVSLRSLKSVKIMPSQENSETNFNSEETDLKNLCKPNDGEMLCENVKDCTVLPEMKERVSRDRSNSSDRDSICTCVEKNACKACHLHENFSDRHLPLTVKTEIKVKEETEEHQRGLLGDLTVGEQSEEMVTREAGNGDHVSNISQTHVTCQRILNHVEKQQSPEVLDYMLQKEEEYIHQQKAHTVSEQCISSSLFLDDAQNKNQAKVGKDKSTMMNEITLAKLAKDNTVAQTQKLEDQKKESLHHPLKKDIESCTSPCLLGAPRKAEDPSSAGCDQIHGAFAKKGMLPLKKQPHRTCKKVSYQEQTIVGRKIGKIRSSAFLKSSSNAVPTKAHRLLSMCTLSAPTRLEPETAATKSLISHIPKQTATPCHPLRSLNFRKTTKESALLNKLSILASKLAPAMKTQKLRYRRSSSELLPMAKSYKRLRYKRLLDGFSSNTEQLNPYLAASGWDKRPNSKPVALYSLESIKMTFIDLSNKMPSLLFGSEIFPVSFHVKSSSSDCTTESSRTFPEHCAPARLALGEALQCPSQPPKWTFSFFLSHGCPGMATFREDTGLHSQTHTQAPPQPPAPLQDYGGTAIVQTRADCSVLGLHTLLALCSPGCYRIWTKKRSFSSHMPTMQRLFMTQFTQGLKGLRSPASIADKVFCSLPYSVGRVLSIWSQHGPSACSFEISSLHSTHCKRQPSLGTTSSHTMLPYVPLPGMEATYNTSGSQTRLEPPFPALVPKSCLVAESAVSKLLLSASEFQVPGLDELDGVKAACPCPQSSPPEQKEAEPEKRPKKVSQIRIRKTIPRPDPNLTPMGLPRPKR
- the PRR14L gene encoding protein PRR14L isoform X2 is translated as MLSSGVETQPVPLDSSMSAVVQELYSELPVSVSRELHADPEPSVIPNVKPGASSPLLSQSRALPLELQRTRVESCCEETYETLDPGSEPGQCGLVDSTAGGSVASGILDRAKRSKSMEPKVFRDPGGQAEIVREPSEGAKEDPHQHSTAAEEKISPSQENLLMQSSEELLHVDLPEDFLRSKEGNVQITAETLLKSTEVQGMKVNGTKTDNNEGHKNGNVSKDLSAGCSEFPEVDKIMNSDEVSETSTLVTPEPLIFVDPVLTEATPKEKECEELKSCPWSSLPGSSAISNVDNGKEELCKLNLVCEADDNHQKIHGHHNEQPSSTHDSPTATSPLKENSGVSCFTSDLSGPESRTISLENCGFEGGGLLKRSAEKTDNCYFYRGDDQGKNLASREENEEQLLIPRSERGGPFLINAREPEKEISGGGSGEKEPVVSPKENIHNDCCIQDSLHTGSSSSLMPNSFTEATEVMLNKSDLKITLHIQGNLTNLEDHKETSTNMSHPGGHSEESSFSSLMQIEEAEQTTPIESSILSKSFYTEDCNSLVSIQRNLESNTQLNEASCNDFLFERKSIVSLMPEDQISPVSEVLKPKKGTALLPPSPEFHHRPESEKVIQTSHDDIPLLDEQSIACEMNEFSCTNELVVNKVESECVLNQQVSLNSQDHAKLPTDSLLHLNKEMPLATGRDAHQSHHPPLEGGADVIADIQTIPVETKVKDISPPGNQTCGASSNSPTLNIKPGSLERKKEMADSGTKALHSRLRSNKREAAGFPQVASVIECHSVQSQDISNCHCVRKNASEENMCSACAAFKSSKISLQVDNSLITKYENAFQHRAYRCQGTGHSVEKSSCKVSYTSGERELDGRETNGSLPGDKIRNKMTACLLNSGISNKIIHTSSNIKLSEEGLEGKEQDVSKETVFCKYNISDHAIQELNQTVNIPSPEKVLDQSPTVMFSSFKNIKAVETLDQKADEVLDCQSNQNRPDECKSEGQSAKEMLGSDHRETVTEPHGEVNHNQKDLLVSSGSNNSLPCGSPKKGNLKGAFVKMSGCDESTESVVDIVYTDCSNKLTEGVLDVKASNPLDCGARQEKLAFQEDSRSTLSQRELDAAHTGTTGQDSDFPVTAASTVDFLKIKSCEENVCKSLKDCEMEKCSDSCAHEMESVADHEPNKRILGRVNVSLSDTHYGQQHKGTSLRETQEMTEGSRLELNSEFGKESTFGISSKELMSCHDVSSVSLRSLKSVKIMPSQENSETNFNSEETDLKNLCKPNDGEMLCENVKDCTVLPEMKERVSRDRSNSSDRDSICTCVEKNACKACHLHENFSDRHLPLTVKTEIKVKEETEEHQRGLLGDLTVGEQSEEMVTREAGNGDHVSNISQTHVTCQRILNHVEKQQSPEVLDYMLQKEEEYIHQQKAHTVSEQCISSSLFLDDAQNKNQAKVGKDKSTMMNEITLAKLAKDNTVAQTQKLEDQKKESLHHPLKKDIESCTSPCLLGAPRKAEDPSSAGCDQIHGAFAKKGMLPLKKQPHRTCKKVSYQEQTIVGRKIGKIRSSAFLKSSSNAVPTKAHRLLSMCTLSAPTRLEPETAATKSLISHIPKQTATPCHPLRSLNFRKTTKESALLNKLSILASKLAPAMKTQKLRYRRSSSELLPMAKSYKRLRYKRLLDGFSSNTEQLNPYLAASGWDKRPNSKPVALYSLESIKMTFIDLSNKMPSLLFGSEIFPVSFHVKSSSSDCTTESSRTFPEHCAPARLALGEALQCPSQPPKWTFSFFLSHGCPGMATFREDTGLHSQTHTQAPPQPPAPLQDYGGTAIVQTRADCSVLGLHTLLALCSPGCYRIWTKKRSFSSHMPTMQRLFMTQFTQGLKGLRSPASIADKVFCSLPYSVGRVLSIWSQHGPSACSFEISSLHSTHCKRQPSLGTTSRLEPPFPALVPKSCLVAESAVSKLLLSASEFQVPGLDELDGVKAACPCPQSSPPEQKEAEPEKRPKKVSQIRIRKTIPRPDPNLTPMGLPRPKRLKKKEFSLEEIYTNKNYKSPPANRCLETIFEEPKERNGTLISISQQKRKRVLEFQDFTVPRKRRARGKVMVAGSFTRAQKAAVQSRELDALLIQKLMELETFFAKEEEQERSSDC
- the PRR14L gene encoding protein PRR14L isoform X1, whose amino-acid sequence is MLSSGVETQPVPLDSSMSAVVQELYSELPVSVSRELHADPEPSVIPNVKPGASSPLLSQSRALPLELQRTRVESCCEETYETLDPGSEPGQCGLVDSTAGGSVASGILDRAKRSKSMEPKVFRDPGGQAEIVREPSEGAKEDPHQHSTAAEEKISPSQENLLMQSSEELLHVDLPEDFLRSKEGNVQITAETLLKSTEVQGMKVNGTKTDNNEGHKNGNVSKDLSAGCSEFPEVDKIMNSDEVSETSTLVTPEPLIFVDPVLTEATPKEKECEELKSCPWSSLPGSSAISNVDNGKEELCKLNLVCEADDNHQKIHGHHNEQPSSTHDSPTATSPLKENSGVSCFTSDLSGPESRTISLENCGFEGGGLLKRSAEKTDNCYFYRGDDQGKNLASREENEEQLLIPRSERGGPFLINAREPEKEISGGGSGEKEPVVSPKENIHNDCCIQDSLHTGSSSSLMPNSFTEATEVMLNKSDLKITLHIQGNLTNLEDHKETSTNMSHPGGHSEESSFSSLMQIEEAEQTTPIESSILSKSFYTEDCNSLVSIQRNLESNTQLNEASCNDFLFERKSIVSLMPEDQISPVSEVLKPKKGTALLPPSPEFHHRPESEKVIQTSHDDIPLLDEQSIACEMNEFSCTNELVVNKVESECVLNQQVSLNSQDHAKLPTDSLLHLNKEMPLATGRDAHQSHHPPLEGGADVIADIQTIPVETKVKDISPPGNQTCGASSNSPTLNIKPGSLERKKEMADSGTKALHSRLRSNKREAAGFPQVASVIECHSVQSQDISNCHCVRKNASEENMCSACAAFKSSKISLQVDNSLITKYENAFQHRAYRCQGTGHSVEKSSCKVSYTSGERELDGRETNGSLPGDKIRNKMTACLLNSGISNKIIHTSSNIKLSEEGLEGKEQDVSKETVFCKYNISDHAIQELNQTVNIPSPEKVLDQSPTVMFSSFKNIKAVETLDQKADEVLDCQSNQNRPDECKSEGQSAKEMLGSDHRETVTEPHGEVNHNQKDLLVSSGSNNSLPCGSPKKGNLKGAFVKMSGCDESTESVVDIVYTDCSNKLTEGVLDVKASNPLDCGARQEKLAFQEDSRSTLSQRELDAAHTGTTGQDSDFPVTAASTVDFLKIKSCEENVCKSLKDCEMEKCSDSCAHEMESVADHEPNKRILGRVNVSLSDTHYGQQHKGTSLRETQEMTEGSRLELNSEFGKESTFGISSKELMSCHDVSSVSLRSLKSVKIMPSQENSETNFNSEETDLKNLCKPNDGEMLCENVKDCTVLPEMKERVSRDRSNSSDRDSICTCVEKNACKACHLHENFSDRHLPLTVKTEIKVKEETEEHQRGLLGDLTVGEQSEEMVTREAGNGDHVSNISQTHVTCQRILNHVEKQQSPEVLDYMLQKEEEYIHQQKAHTVSEQCISSSLFLDDAQNKNQAKVGKDKSTMMNEITLAKLAKDNTVAQTQKLEDQKKESLHHPLKKDIESCTSPCLLGAPRKAEDPSSAGCDQIHGAFAKKGMLPLKKQPHRTCKKVSYQEQTIVGRKIGKIRSSAFLKSSSNAVPTKAHRLLSMCTLSAPTRLEPETAATKSLISHIPKQTATPCHPLRSLNFRKTTKESALLNKLSILASKLAPAMKTQKLRYRRSSSELLPMAKSYKRLRYKRLLDGFSSNTEQLNPYLAASGWDKRPNSKPVALYSLESIKMTFIDLSNKMPSLLFGSEIFPVSFHVKSSSSDCTTESSRTFPEHCAPARLALGEALQCPSQPPKWTFSFFLSHGCPGMATFREDTGLHSQTHTQAPPQPPAPLQDYGGTAIVQTRADCSVLGLHTLLALCSPGCYRIWTKKRSFSSHMPTMQRLFMTQFTQGLKGLRSPASIADKVFCSLPYSVGRVLSIWSQHGPSACSFEISSLHSTHCKRQPSLGTTSSHTMLPYVPLPGMEATYNTSGSQTRLEPPFPALVPKSCLVAESAVSKLLLSASEFQVPGLDELDGVKAACPCPQSSPPEQKEAEPEKRPKKVSQIRIRKTIPRPDPNLTPMGLPRPKRLKKKEFSLEEIYTNKNYKSPPANRCLETIFEEPKERNGTLISISQQKRKRVLEFQDFTVPRKRRARGKVMVAGSFTRAQKAAVQSRELDALLIQKLMELETFFAKEEEQERSSDC
- the PRR14L gene encoding protein PRR14L (The RefSeq protein has 1 substitution compared to this genomic sequence) yields the protein MLSSGVETQPVPLDSSMSAVVQELYSELPVSVSRELHADPEPSVIPNVKPGASSPLLSQSRALPLELQRTRVESCCEETYETLDPGSEPGQCGLVDSTAGGSVASGILDRAKRSKSMEPKVFRDPGGQAEIVREPSEGAKEDPHQHSTAAEEKISPSQENLLMQSSGELLHVDLPEDFLRSKEGNVQITAETLLKSTEVQGMKVNGTKTDNNEGHKNGNVSKDLSAGCSEFPEVDKIMNSDEVSETSTLVTPEPLIFVDPVLTEATPKEKECEELKSCPWSSLPGSSAISNVDNGKEELCKLNLVCEADDNHQKIHGHHNEQPSSTHDSPTATSPLKENSGVSCFTSDLSGPESRTISLENCGFEGGGLLKRSAEKTDNCYFYRGDDQGKNLASREENEEQLLIPRSERGGPFLINAREPEKEISGGGSGEKEPVVSPKENIHNDCCIQDSLHTGSSSSLMPNSFTEATEVMLNKSDLKITLHIQGNLTNLEDHKETSTNMSHPGGHSEESSFSSLMQIEEAEQTTPIESSILSKSFYTEDCNSLVSIQRNLESNTQLNEASCNDFLFERKSIVSLMPEDQISPVSEVLKPKKGTALLPPSPEFHHRPESEKVIQTSHDDIPLLDEQSIACEMNEFSCTNELVVNKVESECVLNQQVSLNSQDHAKLPTDSLLHLNKEMPLATGRDAHQSHHPPLEGGADVIADIQTIPVETKVKDISPPGNQTCGASSNSPTLNIKPGSLERKKEMADSGTKALHSRLRSNKREAAGFPQVASVIECHSVQSQDISNCHCVRKNASEENMCSACAAFKSSKISLQVDNSLITKYENAFQHRAYRCQGTGHSVEKSSCKVSYTSGERELDGRETNGSLPGDKIRNKMTACLLNSGISNKIIHTSSNIKLSEEGLEGKEQDVSKETVFCKYNISDHAIQELNQTVNIPSPEKVLDQSPTVMFSSFKNIKAVETLDQKADEVLDCQSNQNRPDECKSEGQSAKEMLGSDHRETVTEPHGEVNHNQKDLLVSSGSNNSLPCGSPKKGNLKGAFVKMSGCDESTESVVDIVYTDCSNKLTEGVLDVKASNPLDCGARQEKLAFQEDSRSTLSQRELDAAHTGTTGQDSDFPVTAASTVDFLKIKSCEENVCKSLKDCEMEKCSDSCAHEMESVADHEPNKRILGRVNVSLSDTHYGQQHKGTSLRETQEMTEGSRLELNSEFGKESTFGISSKELMSCHDVSSVSLRSLKSVKIMPSQENSETNFNSEETDLKNLCKPNDGEMLCENVKDCTVLPEMKERVSRDRSNSSDRDSICTCVEKNACKACHLHENFSDRHLPLTVKTEIKVKEETEEHQRGLLGDLTVGEQSEEMVTREAGNGDHVSNISQTHVTCQRILNHVEKQQSPEVLDYMLQKEEEYIHQQKAHTVSEQCISSSLFLDDAQNKNQAKVGKDKSTMMNEITLAKLAKDNTVAQTQKLEDQKKESLHHPLKKDIESCTSPCLLGAPRKAEDPSSAGCDQIHGAFAKKGMLPLKKQPHRTCKKVSYQEQTIVGRKIGKIRSSAFLKSSSNAVPTKAHRLLSMCTLSAPTRLEPETAATKSLISHIPKQTATPCHPLRSLNFRKTTKESALLNKLSILASKLAPAMKTQKLRYRRSSSELLPMAKSYKRLRYKRLLDGFSSNTEQLNPYLAASGWDKRPNSKPVALYSLESIKMTFIDLSNKMPSLLFGSEIFPVSFHVKSSSSDCTTESSRTFPEHCAPARLALGEALQCPSQPPKWTFSFFLSHGCPGMATFREDTGLHSQTHTQAPPQPPAPLQDYGGTAIVQTRADCSVLGLHTLLALCSPGCYRIWTKKRSFSSHMPTMQRLFMTQFTQGLKGLRSPASIADKVFCSLPYSVGRVLSIWSQHGPSACSFEISSLHSTHCKRQPSLGTTSSHTMLPYVPLPGMEATYNTSGSQTRLEPPFPALVPKSCLVAESAVSKLLLSASEFQVPGLDELDGVKAACPCPQSSPPEQKEAEPEKRPKKVSQIRIRKTIPRPDPNLTPMGLPRPKRLKKKEFSLEEIYTNKNYKSPPANRCLETIFEEPKERNGTLISISQQKRKRVLEFQDFTVPRKRRARGKVMVAGSFTRAQKAAVQSRELDALLIQKLMELETFFAKEEEQERSSDC
- the PRR14L gene encoding protein PRR14L isoform X4 translates to MQSSEELLHVDLPEDFLRSKEGNVQITAETLLKSTEVQGMKVNGTKTDNNEGHKNGNVSKDLSAGCSEFPEVDKIMNSDEVSETSTLVTPEPLIFVDPVLTEATPKEKECEELKSCPWSSLPGSSAISNVDNGKEELCKLNLVCEADDNHQKIHGHHNEQPSSTHDSPTATSPLKENSGVSCFTSDLSGPESRTISLENCGFEGGGLLKRSAEKTDNCYFYRGDDQGKNLASREENEEQLLIPRSERGGPFLINAREPEKEISGGGSGEKEPVVSPKENIHNDCCIQDSLHTGSSSSLMPNSFTEATEVMLNKSDLKITLHIQGNLTNLEDHKETSTNMSHPGGHSEESSFSSLMQIEEAEQTTPIESSILSKSFYTEDCNSLVSIQRNLESNTQLNEASCNDFLFERKSIVSLMPEDQISPVSEVLKPKKGTALLPPSPEFHHRPESEKVIQTSHDDIPLLDEQSIACEMNEFSCTNELVVNKVESECVLNQQVSLNSQDHAKLPTDSLLHLNKEMPLATGRDAHQSHHPPLEGGADVIADIQTIPVETKVKDISPPGNQTCGASSNSPTLNIKPGSLERKKEMADSGTKALHSRLRSNKREAAGFPQVASVIECHSVQSQDISNCHCVRKNASEENMCSACAAFKSSKISLQVDNSLITKYENAFQHRAYRCQGTGHSVEKSSCKVSYTSGERELDGRETNGSLPGDKIRNKMTACLLNSGISNKIIHTSSNIKLSEEGLEGKEQDVSKETVFCKYNISDHAIQELNQTVNIPSPEKVLDQSPTVMFSSFKNIKAVETLDQKADEVLDCQSNQNRPDECKSEGQSAKEMLGSDHRETVTEPHGEVNHNQKDLLVSSGSNNSLPCGSPKKGNLKGAFVKMSGCDESTESVVDIVYTDCSNKLTEGVLDVKASNPLDCGARQEKLAFQEDSRSTLSQRELDAAHTGTTGQDSDFPVTAASTVDFLKIKSCEENVCKSLKDCEMEKCSDSCAHEMESVADHEPNKRILGRVNVSLSDTHYGQQHKGTSLRETQEMTEGSRLELNSEFGKESTFGISSKELMSCHDVSSVSLRSLKSVKIMPSQENSETNFNSEETDLKNLCKPNDGEMLCENVKDCTVLPEMKERVSRDRSNSSDRDSICTCVEKNACKACHLHENFSDRHLPLTVKTEIKVKEETEEHQRGLLGDLTVGEQSEEMVTREAGNGDHVSNISQTHVTCQRILNHVEKQQSPEVLDYMLQKEEEYIHQQKAHTVSEQCISSSLFLDDAQNKNQAKVGKDKSTMMNEITLAKLAKDNTVAQTQKLEDQKKESLHHPLKKDIESCTSPCLLGAPRKAEDPSSAGCDQIHGAFAKKGMLPLKKQPHRTCKKVSYQEQTIVGRKIGKIRSSAFLKSSSNAVPTKAHRLLSMCTLSAPTRLEPETAATKSLISHIPKQTATPCHPLRSLNFRKTTKESALLNKLSILASKLAPAMKTQKLRYRRSSSELLPMAKSYKRLRYKRLLDGFSSNTEQLNPYLAASGWDKRPNSKPVALYSLESIKMTFIDLSNKMPSLLFGSEIFPVSFHVKSSSSDCTTESSRTFPEHCAPARLALGEALQCPSQPPKWTFSFFLSHGCPGMATFREDTGLHSQTHTQAPPQPPAPLQDYGGTAIVQTRADCSVLGLHTLLALCSPGCYRIWTKKRSFSSHMPTMQRLFMTQFTQGLKGLRSPASIADKVFCSLPYSVGRVLSIWSQHGPSACSFEISSLHSTHCKRQPSLGTTSSHTMLPYVPLPGMEATYNTSGSQTRLEPPFPALVPKSCLVAESAVSKLLLSASEFQVPGLDELDGVKAACPCPQSSPPEQKEAEPEKRPKKVSQIRIRKTIPRPDPNLTPMGLPRPKRLKKKEFSLEEIYTNKNYKSPPANRCLETIFEEPKERNGTLISISQQKRKRVLEFQDFTVPRKRRARGKVMVAGSFTRAQKAAVQSRELDALLIQKLMELETFFAKEEEQERSSDC